In Rutidosis leptorrhynchoides isolate AG116_Rl617_1_P2 unplaced genomic scaffold, CSIRO_AGI_Rlap_v1 contig46, whole genome shotgun sequence, a single genomic region encodes these proteins:
- the LOC139883836 gene encoding salicylate/benzoate carboxyl methyltransferase-like yields MVIDLAYSTIKNRDIQNRDIRPEFANKLLCVPPSLENKGNIYVVKTSDPKVPEAYLNQFQKDFSLFLSLRSEEIVPQGRMFITLVGRSGTVKEDDIDLSNLPLYTPREEEVKEIIEKEASFIIETLKAFEINHSDPRDGNLVFDENRIGNYFASERRAITEPMLARHFGDHIIDHLFSKYAKHMSSKSMLERIKHTTIVIYLINK; encoded by the exons ATGGTAATTGATCTTGCCTATTCAACAATTAAGAATCGTGATATCCAGAATCGTGATATCCGGCCCGAATTTGCAAACAAACTCCTATGT GTTCCACCAAGTCTTGAGAATAAAGGGAACATATACGTGGTGAAAACTAGTGATCCGAAAGTGCCAGAAGCTTATTTAAATCAATTTCAGAAAGATTTCTCATTGTTTTTAAGTTTACGTTCTGAGGAGATAGTCCCACAAGGTCGAATGTTCATTACATTAGTCGGACGAAGT GGAACTGTGAAGGAAGATGACATCGATTTGTCCAATCTTCCTTTGTATACTCCTCGCGAGGAAGAAGTAAAGGAAATTATTGAAAAAGAAGCATCTTTTATTATTGAAACCCTAAAAGCCTTTGAAATAAATCATTCGGATCCTAGAGATGGAAACCTTGTTTTCGATGAGAATAGAATTGGAAATTATTTTGCAAGTGAAAGAAGAGCTATTACAGAACCTATGCTTGCCAGACATTTTGGAGATCATATAATTGATCATTTGTTTTCTAAATATGCTAAGCATATGAGCAGCAAATCTATGTTAGAAAGGATTAAACATACTACCATAGTGATTTATCTAAttaataagtag
- the LOC139883837 gene encoding probable methyltransferase TCM_000331 produces MKGGDGANSYASNSIFQETAIMKTKPILEETIRSMFINTSPMPICFRMADLGCSSGPNALLVISHIMDTIYQICEEENVTHDRTPELQVFLNDLIGNDFNSLFNFIPNFYKKIENAKGEWSSRCFISAVPGSFYGRLFPSKSLHFFYSAFSTHWLSKVPDCYLNNLMNKGNLYMARTSPRHVFEAYLKQFETDFFNLLRSRSTEIVCGGRMMFMMIGRNTLDPRTSDCCYPYELLTKCLFELIPEGLVQEADIDSFDLPYYTPHKEEVKKIVEMEGSFSIDKLETIEINLDPRDDVSNKDFVFDELEVGKNVSNCIRAVTEAMFVSHFGDAIIEDLFARYAKLNNKKRKFEGIPRCNGQVKRLKTTMVC; encoded by the exons ATGAAGGGTGGTGATGGAGCAAATAGCTACGCCAGTAATTCTATTTTTCAG GAAACAGCCATAATGAAGACAAAACCAATCCTAGAAGAGACTATCAGAAGCATGTTCATTAATACTAGTCCAATGCCGATATGTTTTCGAATGGCGGATTTGGGTTGTTCATCAGGACCTAACGCTCTATTGGTGATCTCTCATATCATGGACACTATTTATCAGATTTGTGAAGAAGAAAACGTTACTCATGATAGAACCCCAGAGTTACAAGTATTCCTTAACGATCTTATAGGAAATGACTTCAATTCACTTTTCAATTTCATTCCTAATTTCTATAAAAAGATCGAAAACGCGAAAGGAGAATGGTCGAGTCGTTGTTTCATATCCGCTGTGCCTGGTTCGTTCTACGGAAGGCTATTCCCAAGCAAAAGTTTACATTTCTTTTATTCTGCATTCTCCACTCACTGGCTCTCTAAG GTTCCAGATTGTTATCTGAACAATCTGATGAACAAGGGAAACCTGTACATGGCAAGGACAAGTCCTCGTCATGTATTCGAAGCTTATTTAAAGCAATTTGAAACAGATTTCTTTAATCTTTTAAGATCACGTTCCACGGAGATTGTTTGTGGTGGGCGAATGATGTTTATGATGATTGGGAGGAACACCTTAGATCCTCGAACTAGCGATTGCTGCTATCCTTACGAGTTACTTACAAAATGCCTTTTTGAATTAATTCCAGAG GGGCTTGTTCAAGAGGCTGATATTGATTCATTTGATTTACCATATTACACACCTCataaagaagaagtgaagaaaattGTTGAAATGGAAGGATCTTTCTCCATTGACAAGCTAGAAACTATTGAAATCAACCTGGATCCTAGAGATGACGTCAGCAACAAAGATTTTGTTTTCGACGAGCTTGAAGTTGGAAAAAATGTCTCAAATTGTATTAGAGCCGTTACGGAAGCCATGTTTGTTAGTCATTTCGGAGATGCTATAATTGAAGATTTGTTCGCTAGATATGCAAA attaAACAATAAGAAAAGAAAGTTTGAGGGTATACCTCGTTGCAATGGGCAAGTTAAAAGACTAAAAACTACAATGGTTTGCTAG
- the LOC139883838 gene encoding probable caffeine synthase MTL2 yields MVVKNVLHMKAGDGVNSYANNSLLQETAILKAKSILKETIRSMFIKNSPTYLPTSFRIVDLGCSSGPNALLPISYIIDTIYQICEEENVTPDRISEFQVFLNDFLGNDFNSLFNFIPNFYKKLENAKRESFSRCFISVVPD; encoded by the exons ATGGTTGTGAAAAATGTTCTTCACATGAAGGCTGGTGATGGAGTAAATAGCTACGCAAACAATTCTCTTCTTCAG gAGACAGCCATATTGAAGGCAAAATCAATCCTAAAGGAGACTATCAGAAGCATGTTCATTAAGAATAGTCCAACTTATTTGCCGACATCTTTTCGAATAGTGGATTTGGGTTGTTCGTCAGGACCTAACGCTCTATTGCCGATCTCTTATATCATAGACACCATTTATCAGATTTGTGAAGAAGAAAACGTTACTCCTGATAGAATCTCCGAGTTTCAAGTATTCCTGAACGATTTTCTAGGAAATGACTTCAACTCACTTTTCAATTTCATTCCTAATTTCTATAAAAAGCTTGAGAATGCGAAACGAGAATCGTTCAGTCGCTGTTTCATATCCGTCGTGCCTGATTAG